A genomic segment from Capra hircus breed San Clemente chromosome 15, ASM170441v1, whole genome shotgun sequence encodes:
- the LOC102176443 gene encoding LOW QUALITY PROTEIN: olfactory receptor 52B4-like (The sequence of the model RefSeq protein was modified relative to this genomic sequence to represent the inferred CDS: inserted 1 base in 1 codon) has product MTVFNHTSVSHTVFYLMGIPGLEDQHVWISIPFFISYVIALLGNSLLVFIILTKRSLHEPMDLFLCMLSGADLVLSTCTVPQALAIFWFNAREISLDCCITQLFFIHSTFISESGILLVMAFNHYIAIFYPLRYTTILTHTLIGKIGVTIFLRSYGTISPIIFLLKRLTFCKSNIFPTTVCEHIAVAKFSCDDIQVNFWYGFFVLLSTVTLDVVLIFVSYMLILSAVFRIPSRDARHKTLNTCGSHVCVIILFYGRGIFSAFTPRFAHHILPHXHILLASVCILAPTMLNPIIYGIKTKQIRDQVSQVLCQKKI; this is encoded by the exons ATGACTGTCTTTAACCATACTAGTGTTAGCCACACAGTCTTCTACCTTATGGGCATCCCTGGCCTTGAGGACCAGCATGTGTGGATCTCTATCCCCTTCTTCATTTCCTATGTCATCGCCCTGCTTGGGAACAGCCTGCTCGTCTTCATTATCCTCACCAAGCGCAGCCTGCATGAACCCATGGACCTCTTCCTCTGCATGCTGTCCGGAGCAGACCTTGTCCTCTCCACGTGCACAGTCCCTCAGGCTTTGGCCATCTTCTGGTTCAATGCGAGGGAGATCTCCCTGGATTGCTGCATCACTCaactcttcttcatccattccacCTTCATCTCTGAGTCAGGGATCTTGCTGGTGATGGCATTTAACCACTACATAGCCATATTCTACCCACTGAGATACACCACTATTCTTACGCATACACTGATAGGGAAAATCGGTGTGACTATCTTTTTGAGAAGTTATGGTACAATTTCCCCAATAATATTTCTTCTGAAAAGGCTAACTTTTTGTAAAAGTAACATTTTTCCAACCACTGTTTGTGAGCACATCGCCGTGGCCAAATTTTCCTGTGATGACATACAAGTAAACTTCTGGTATGGATTTTTTGTCCTATTGTCAACAGTGACCTTAGATGTTGTGCTAATATTTGTGTCATATATGCTTATTCTCAGTGCTGTCTTCCGCATCCCTTCTCGAGATGCTCGCCACAAGACTCTCAATACATGTGGCTCTCATGTCTGTGTCATCATACTCTTTTATGGACGTGGGATCTTCTCAGCTTTCACTCCTCGCTTTGCACATCATATCTTACCCC GTCATATCTTACTGGCCAGTGTTTGCATTCTGGCTCCTACTATGCTGAATCCCATCATTTATGGGATCAAAACTAAACAGATCCGGGACCAGGTATCTCAGGTTTTGTGTCAAAAAAAGATATGA